A genomic window from Pagrus major chromosome 23, Pma_NU_1.0 includes:
- the kcnh4a gene encoding potassium voltage-gated channel subfamily H member 4a: MPVMKGLLAPQNTFLETIANHFDGTHSNFLLGNAQGRYGHPIVYCSDGFCELTGFVRNEVMQKTCTCGFLHGAETSESVIQQVDKALEGQQEYQGEVCFYRKNGNPFWCLLDIVPIKNEKGEVVLFLLSFKDISESYGKSHHYSQGDETAHQSRKSHRSHFSQARARGRTILQQMTNLFSKRGKRKLADSVFQKPSLPEYKVAAVKKSRFILLHYSISKALWDWLILLATFYVAVAVPYDICFVSPDEGSDHHSFVSRSTIGSDIAVEMLFILDIILNFRTTYVSQSGQVVYDARSIYLHYCTTWFFVDLIAALPFDLLYAFNITVTSLVHLLKTVRLLRLLRLLQKLDRYSQYSAVVLTLLMSVFALLAHWMACVWYVIGRKEIESSDPVTWDIGWLQELGKRLETPYINSTMGGPSMPSAYIASLYFTLSSLTSVGFGNVCANTDAEKIFSICIMLMGALMHAVVFGNVTAIIQRMYSRRSLYHTRMKDLKDFIRVHRLPQQLKQRMLEYFQATWSVNNGINANELLHDFPDELRADIAMHLNKDILQLPVFERASRGCLRSLSLHIKTSFCAPGEYLIRHGDALQANYFVCSGSLEVLKDGMVQAILGKGDLIGADLPDHGQVIKTNADVKALTYCDLQYISVRALREVLELYPEYGSRFSSDIHHNLTYNLREGIKKFPWSSRLSQAHASIDHKLPFIIEADDEENGEDTRHSQQRRVPLLHGVGSPVRQPCLSTLIGEEFRHINALHLCRSPVQDGQGCSPSPHPFANEEQCLSPLPRLPSDPGFNHRPARLLMPSLPCVSPLNLSPRVVDGIEDNSHAFQFNVEQSETKTNVTDRFQVNANLLLETEEVRQNISKLNKEVNNLHQEVSNLAKELHNIMHFLPSHMAMLHYTPPVSSYTYTTPMAPSPSVTASSNWQSHVPLNIATGLHLHHEAISHPARNVWGCSGMSSQGRSPTLLRSSSPMSSCLHLCCSDREGAAPHRLQSPCGTFQTSRTTPNSPYMTHPHAQGGPSLLALSSAFSSFPVICQAPQVAYNAPIPTMSNSHSLCSTVNSGYSLPSLSVQTNSDPTHQTSSQTPIHSSITPIGQPQYHTTFSSLNSSGVHMSVCTGHNQSQQGSISGPRLNDPVGSSPLHHTQDPACSLLGQVTDRDHRASLYHETTDNIEFLGMSSSTLTVEVQPPLLDMEETQILH, encoded by the exons ACAGTAACTTCCTCCTGGGAAATGCTCAGGGTCGTTATGGCCACCCCATCGTGTACTGCTCCGACGGGTTTTGTGAGCTGACCGGCTTCGTTCGGAATGAGGTGATGCAGAAAACGTGTACCTGCGGCTTCCTCCATGGAGCCGAAACCAGTGAGAGTGTAATCCAACAGGTGGACAAAGCTCTGGAGGGCCAGCAGGAGTACCAGGGAGAGGTCTGCTTCTATAGGAAAAATG GAAATCCATTTTGGTGCCTCCTGGATATTGTGCCAATTAAAAATGAGAAAGGTGAGGTGGTGCTGTTCCTCTTATCCTTCAAAGACATCAGTGAATCATACGGGAAGAGCCATCACTACAGCCAAGGAGACG AAACTGCTCATCAGAGCAGGAAAAGCCATCGATCGCACTTTTCCCAAGCTCGAGCGAGGGGGAGGACTATTCTGCAACAAATGACCAACCTGTTCTCCAAGAGGGGCAAGAGAAAACTGGCCGAT AGTGTGTTCCAGAAACCGTCTCTACCTGAGTACAAGGTTGCGGCCGTGAAGAAGTCACGTTTCATCCTGCTTCACTACAGCATCTCCAAGGCCCTCTGGGACTGGCTTATTCTGCTGGCGACCTTTTATGTCGCTGTCGCCGTGCCCTACGACATCTGCTTTGTCAGTCCTGACGAGGGCAGCGACCATCACTCATTTGTCAGTCGCAGCACTATAGGCAGTGACATAGCAGTGGAGATGCTCTTCATTCTTG ACATCATCCTGAATTTCCGCACCACCtacgtcagtcagtcaggtcagGTGGTGTACGACGCCCGATCCATTTACCTCCATTACTGCACCACCTGGTTCTTTGTGGATCTGATCGCAGCTTTGCCGTTTGACCTTCTCTACGCTTTCAACATCACAGTG ACCTCGCTGGTGCACCTGTTGAAGACGGTTCGACTTCTACGTCTGCTGCGCCTGTTACAGAAACTGGACCGCTACTCCCAGTACAGCGCTGTGGTCCTAACCCTGctcatgtctgtgtttgctctgcTGGCTCACTGGATGGCTTGTGTCTGGTACGTCATCGGACGCAAGGAGATAGAAAGCAGTGACCCCGTAACCTGGGACATAG GCTGGCTTCAGGAGTTGGGAAAGCGTCTGGAGACCCCGTACATCAACAGCACCATGGGTGGGCCCTCCATGCCCAGCGCCTACATTGCGTCCCTCTACTTCACCCTCAGCAGTCTCACCAGTGTTGGTTTTGGCAATGTGTGTGCCAACACAGATGCTGAGAAAATCTTCTCCATCTGCATTATGCTCATGGGTG CCCTGATGCACGCAGTGGTCTTTGGTAACGTGACAGCCATCATCCAGCGCATGTACTCGCGCCGCTCCCTCTACCACACCCGGATGAAGGATCTCAAGGATTTCATCCGTGTGCATCGGCTACCTCAGCAGCTGAAGCAGAGGATGCTGGAGTACTTTCAGGCCACTTGGTCAGTCAACAACGGCATCAACGCCAACGAG CTGCTGCATGACTTCCCAGATGAACTGCGGGCTGACATCGCCATGCACCTTAACAAAGACATCCTGCAGCTGCCAGTGTTTGAGCGAGCCAGCAGAGGGTGTCTGCGCTCCCTCTCCCTGCACATCAAGACATCCTTCTGTGCGCCAGGGGAATACCTTATACGTCATGGAGATGCTCTACAAGCAAACTATTTTGTCTGCTCGGGTTCCCTGGAGGTTCTTAAAGATGGCATGGTCCAGGCCATCCTTG GCAAAGGTGATCTTATTGGAGCTGACCTCCCGGATCATGGCCAGGTGATCAAGACAAATGCAGATGTGAAGGCGCTGACCTACTGTGACTTGCAGTACATCAGTGTGAGGGCCTTGAGGGAGGTCCTCGAGCTGTACCCAGAGTACGGCAGCCGGTTCAGCTCCGACATCCATCACAACCTCACCTATAACTTGAGAGAGGGCA TAAAGAAGTTCCCATGGTCCTCCAGGCTGTCTCAG GCTCATGCTTCTATAGACCATAAACTACCCTTTATTATCGAGGcagatgatgaagaaaatggAGAAGACACGAGACACTCTCAGCAGAGGAGAGTGCCTCTGTTACATGGAGTGGGCAGCCCTGTTCGTCAGCCGTGCCTCAGCACCCTGATAGGAGAGGAGTTCCGCCACATCAACGCGCTCCACCTCTGTCGATCACCTGTTCAGGACGGTCAAGGATGCAGCCCCTCTCCTCATCCATTCGCCAATGAGGAGCAGTGTCTGTCTCCTTTACCCAGGCTCCCCAGTGACCCAGGTTTCAATCATCGGCCTGCCAGATTACTCATGCCATCCTTACCTTGTGTCAGTCCCCTGAACCTCAGCCCCAG GGTCGTGGATGGAATTGAGGACAACAGTCATGCATTTCAATTTAATGTAGAGCAGAGCGAGACAAAGACTAATGTAACAG ATCGGTTCCAGGTGAATGCTAACCTGCTTCTGGAGACGGAGGAAGTGAGACAGAACATCAGCAAACTGAACAAAGAG GTGAACAACTTGCACCAAGAAGTATCCAACCTGGCCAAGGAGCTTCACAACATAATGCATTTCCTGCCATCTCATATGGCCATGCTCCATTATACGCCTCCTGTCTCCTCATATACCTATACCACACCAATGGCTCCAAGTCCTAGTGTGACTGCTTCCAGCAACTGGCAGTCCCACGTCCCTTTAAACATCGCCACGGGGCTGCACCTCCATCATGAAGCAATCAGCCACCCTGCCAGAAATGTGTGGGGCTGCAGTGGGATGTCCTCCCAGGGTAGAAGTCCCACCTTGCTGCGCTCTTCAAGCCCGATGTCATCCTGCTTACACCTGTGCTGCTCTGACAGAGAAGGAGCCGCACCCCACAGGTTGCAGAGCCCTTGTGGCACCTTCCAAACCTCAAGAACAACTCCAAACTCTCCCTACATGACCCACCCGCATGCTCAAGGAGGTCCGTCCCTCCTGGCCCTCAGTTCTGCCTTTAGCAGCTTCCCAGTGATTTGTCAGGCCCCACAGGTGGCTTACAATGCACCTATCCCCACAATGAGCAACTCTCACTCTCTATGCTCCACAGTCAATTCTGGGTACTCCCTTCCATCCCTGAGTGTTCAAACCAATTCAGATCCCACACATCAGACCAGCTCCCAGACACCCATCCACTCCTCCATCACTCCCATTGGCCAACCGCAGTATCACACCACCTTCAGCTCTCTCAACTCTTCTGGAGTCCACATGTCAGTCTGCACAGGGCACAATCAGAGCCAGCAGGGCTCTATCAGTGGTCCCAGGCTGAATGACCCTGTAGGATCCAGCCCTCTCCACCACACACAGGACCCTGCATGTTCTCTGCTGGGGCAGGTGACGGACAGAGACCATAGAGCTTCACTGTATCATGAGACGACGGACAATATTGAATTTCTTGGTATGAGCAGCAGCACTTTAACTGTAGAAGTTCAGCCACCTCTCTTGGACATGGAGGAAACACAAATCCTGCACTGA
- the kat2a gene encoding histone acetyltransferase KAT2A, whose amino-acid sequence MSDPAAQALQPRLLQAQSAGSAGSSTAATGSGSGNSDPARPGLSQQQRASQKKAQVRAFPRAKKLEKLGVFSACKAIDTCKCNGWKNPNPPSATRMDLQQQAASLSEPCRSCGHALADHVSHLENVSEDEINRLLGMAVDVENLFMSVHKEEDTDTKQVYFYLFKLLRKCILQMSQPVVEGSLGSPPFEKPNIEQGVLNFVQYKFSHLAPKERQTMFELSKMFLLCLNYWKLETPTQYRQRTQKDDGTAYKVDYTRWLCYCHVPQSNDSLPRYETTHVFGRSLLKSIFTVTRRQLLEKFRVEKDKLLPEKRTLILTHFPKFLSMLEEEIYGDNSPIWEADFTMPASDGTQLGHQTVISPAAVSGSPALPKGLSSISSLGSMDTGGAEPITGEKRKLPEALTLEDAKRIRVMGDIPMELVNEVMMTITDPAAMLGPETNLLTPNAARDETARLEERRGIIEFHVIGNSLSQKSNKKILMWLVGLQNVFSHQLPRMPKEYITRLVFDPKHKTLALIKDGRVIGGICFRMFPTQGFTEIVFCAVTSNEQVKGYGTHLMNHLKEYHIKHNILYFLTYADEYAIGYFKKQGFSKDIKVPKSRYLGYIKDYEGATLMECELNPRIPYTELSHIIKRQKEIIKKLIERKQSQIRKVYPGLTCFKEGVRQIPVESIPGIRETGWKPSNKDKGKEVKDPDVLYNMLKNLLAQIKTHPDAWPFMEPVKKSEAPDYYEIIRFPIDLKTMTERLKNRYYVTKKLFIADLQRIITNCREYNPPDSEYCKCANTLEKFFYFKLKDGGLIEK is encoded by the exons ATGTCGGACCCGGCGGCGCAGGCCTTGCAACCCCGGCTTCTCCAAGCCCAGTCTGCTGGGTCAGCTGGGTCCAGTACCGCCGCGACTGGCTCCGGGTCAGGGAATAGCGACCCCGCCAGACCGGGACTCAGCCAGCAACAGCGTGCGAGCCAGAAGAAAGCCCAAGTGCGAGCTTTCCCACGGGCGAAAAAGCTTGAGAAACTTGGCGTCTTCTCCGCATGCAAG GCTATTGACACATGCAAGTGCAATGGATGGAAAAACCCAAATCCACCATCAGCCACACGTATGGACCTGCAACAGCAAGCAGCCAGCCTGAGCGAGCCGTGCCGCAGCTGTGGACATGCTCTGG CTGATCATGTCTCCCACCTGGAGAATGTGTCTGAGGATGAGATTAACAGGCTGCTGGGGATGGCGGTGGATGTGGAGAACCTCTTTATGTCTGTACATAAAGAGGAGGACACTGACACCAAACAGGTGTACTTCTACCTTTTCAAG CTGCTGAGGAAATGCATCCTGCAGATGAGCCAGCCAGTCGTAGAGGGATCTCTTGGAAGTCCACCTTTTGAAAAGCCCAACATCGAGCAG GGGGTTCTGAACTTTGTTCAGTATAAGTTCAGCCACCTGGCACCAAAGGAAAGGCAGACCATGTTTGAGTTGTCGAAGATGTTCCTCTTGTGCCTAAATTACTGGAAGCTGGAGACACCGACACAGTACCGGCAGCGCACCCAGAAGGACGATGGGACAGCATACAAAGTGGACTACACCAG GTGGCTGTGCTACTGCCACGTCCCCCAGAGTAACGACAGCCTGCCGCGCTATGAAACCACGCACGTGTTCGGCCGCAGTTTGCTCAAGTCCATCTTCACTGTGACCCGACGGCAGCTCCTGGAGAAGTTCAGAGTGGAGAAGGACAAACTGCTGCCAGAGAAACGCACACTCATCCTCACACACTTTCCCAA GTTCTTGTCcatgctggaggaggagatctATGGTGACAATTCACCCATCTGGGAGGCCGACTTCACCATGCCAGCCTCTGACGGCACGCAGCTGGGACACCAGACGG TGATCAGTCCTGCTGCAGTGTCCGGCTCCCCTGCTCTGCCCAAAGGTCTGAGCAGCATCTCCTCTCTGGGCAGCATGGACACTGGAGGTGCAGAGCCCATCACAG GAGAGAAGCGTAAACTTCCCGAGGCGTTGACTCTGGAAGATGCCAAGCGGATCCGTGTGATGGGAGACATTCCTATGGAGCTGGTCAATGAAGTTATGATGACAATCACTGACCCTGCTGCTATGCTCGGACCAGAG ACTAATCTGCTGACGCCAAACGCCGCCCGTGATGAGACTGCCAGGCTGGAGGAGAGGCGGGGAATCattgagtttcacgtcattgGAAACTCGCTCTCCCAGAAGTCCAACAAGAAGATCCTGATGTGGCTGGTCGGCCTGCAGAACGTCTTCTCTCATCAGTTACCTCGCATGCCCAAAGAGTACATCACACGACTGGTGTTCGACCC GAAGCACAAGACCCTTGCCCTTATCAAAGATGGCCGCGTCATCGGTGGCATCTGTTTTAGGATGTTTCCCACTCAGGGCTTCACGGAGATCGTCTTCTGTGCCGTCACATCCAACGAGCAAGTTAAG GGCTATGGTACCCACCTGATGAACCACCTGAAGGAGTATCACATCAAACACAACATCTTGTATTTCCTCACTTACGCTGACGAGTACGCCATCGGCTACTTCAAGAAGCAG GGCTTTTCCAAAGACATCAAAGTGCCGAAGAGTCGATACCTGGGATACATCAAAGACTACGAGGGAGCGACCCTCATGGAGTGCGAGCTGAACCCAAGAATCCCCTACACTGAGCTCTCTCATATCATTAAAAGACAGAAGGAG ATTATCAAGAAGCTGATTGAGAGGAAACAGAGCCAGATCAGGAAGGTTTACCCAGGTCTCACCTGCTTCAAAGAGGGTGTGCGACAGATCCCAGTGGAGAGCATTCCAGGCATCA GAGAGACAGGCTGGAAACCCAGTAACAAGGACAAAGG CAAAGAGGTGAAGGATCCTGACGTGTTATACAACATGTTGAAGAACCTTCTGGCCCAGATAAAG ACTCATCCTGATGCCTGGCCCTTTATGGAACCAGTGAAAAAGTCAGAGGCTCCAGATTATTACGAGATCATCCGCTTTCCAATCG ACCTGAAGACCATGACGGAGAGACTGAAGAACAGATACTATGTGACCAAGAAGCTTTTCATTGCCGACCTGCAGCGAATCATCACCAACTGTCGCGAGTACAACCCTCCAGACAGCGAGTACTGCAAGTGTGCCAACACCCTGGAGAAGTTCTTCTACTTCAAATTAAAAGACGGAGGTCTGATCGAGAAATGA
- the dhx58 gene encoding ATP-dependent RNA helicase DHX58, which yields MADFGLYAYQEEVVERALQGENIIIWLPTGGGKTRAAVYVAKRHLETTPNAKVVVLVNKVHLVDQHHTKEFKPYLRHNYALVPVSGESEEKDFFGKVVRDNDVIICTAQILYNALTNTEETKHVELSDITLLIIDECHHTNKESVYNKVMGCYVDKKLKKERPLPQILGLTASPGTGGAKTLEKAVEHVLQICANLDSAIVSTKNYAPELKKKVPRPVKTFDVVAPRPKDPLGDHLKWMMQLIHEFMVLPSDFNLRECGTQEYEADVVILEQRGVRQGNRQLAECARHLRQYNDALLINDTLRMMDAYRSLNEFYNTKSTIDGTDLFLVGLFQEHQVKLRKLAGDSRYENPKMFKLESVLLEQFGQSVQSRGILFSKTRRSTHCLHDWVGTNKALQEAGIKAAILTGAGNGITYMTQNEQADTIRRFRQGSLNLLISTSVAEEGLDIPECNLVVRYGLLTNEIAQQQASGRARAIDSKYSVVAQKGGREERREHINEYLEELTGEAIAKVQEMSPQKFRIKITELQKEAVICRKLAESRIAEKRSRHTAASVQLLCRNCFKSVASGSDLRLLENAHYVIVNPDFKRHYKVGGQVCLDRTFEDWEPGCTISCNNGSCNKDWGFEMKYKKRALLPNLAIKHFALQTPDGRLTVKKWKDVTFTVEHFSFVEYCDDNFPDLLD from the exons ATGGCAGATTTTGGACTGTATGCATACCAGGAGGAAGTGGTTGAAAGGGCTCTACAAGGAGAGAACATAATTATTTGGCTGCCGACCGGAGGTGGAAAGACCCGTGCTGCGGTGTATGTGGCCAAAAGACACCTGGAGACCACACCTAATGCCAAAGTGGTGGTCCTGGTTAACAAG GTTCACCTTGTGGACCAACACCACACCAAGGAGTTCAAACCCTACCTGCGCCATAACTACGCCCTGGTGCCGGTcagtggagagagtgaggagaAGGACTTTTTCGGGAAAGTTGTGCGGGACAATGACGTGATCATCTGCACAGCGCAGATCTTGTACAATGCTCTGACTAACACGGAGGAAACCAAACATGTTGAGCTCTCAG ATATTACTCTTCTGATAATCGATGAGTGTCACCACACCAACAAGGAGTCAGTCTACAACAAGGTGATGGGATGCTATGTGgacaaaaagttgaaaaaagagCGACCCTTGCCACAGATCCTGGGTCTCACTGCGTCACCGGGGACAGGAGGCGCAAAGACCCTTGAAAAAGCTGTGGAGCACGTACTGCAG ATTTGTGCCAACCTGGATTCAGCCATAGTTTCAACTAAAAACTATGCCCCCGAGCTGAAAAAGAAGGTCCCCAGACCCGTCAAGACATTTGACGTTGTGGCGCCAAGGCCTAAG gATCCCTTGGGGGATCATCTGAAGTGGATGATGCAGCTGATCCATGAGTTCATGGTGCTACCTTCAGACTTCAATCTGAGAGAGTGTGGCACACAGGAGTATGAGGCAGATGTGGTGATTCTAGAGCAGCGAG GAGTAAGACAGGGCAACAGACAGCTAGCAGAATGTGCGCGCCACCTCAGACAGTACAACGACGCCCTGCTCATCAATGACACCCTGCGAATGATGGATGCTTATCGCTCCCTAAACGAGTTCTACAACACCAAGTCCACCATTGATGGAACTGACCTGTTCCTGGTGGGACTTTTCCAAG AGCATCAGGTGAAGCTCAGGAAACTGGCAGGGGATTCTCGCTATGAGAACCCGAAGATGTTCAAACTTGAGAGCGTTCTGCTAGAACAGTTTGGTCAAAGTGTTCAATCAAGGGGGATCCTCTTCAGTAAAACCCGCAGAAGCACCCACTGCCTACATGACTGGGTCGGCACCAACAAAGCCTTACAGGAAGCCGGCATCAAGGCAGCCATCCTCACTGGGGCTGGCAATGGCATCACTTACATGACACAG AACGAGCAGGCGGACACGATCCGCAGATTCCGCCAGGGTTCTCTCAACCTCCTGATCTCCACCAGCGTGGCTGAGGAAGGCCTTGACATCCCTGAATGTAACCTGGTCGTACGATATGGACTGCTTACAAATGAGATTGCCCAGCAGCAGGCCAGCGGACGTGCCCGGGCTATAGACAGCAAGTACTCAGTGGTCGCCCAGAAAGGGGGCCGGGAAGAGCGCCGGGAGCATATCAACGAATATCTGGAAGAGCTGACAGGAGAAGCCATTGCAAAGGTCCAAGAAATGAGCCCTCAGAAGTTCCGCATAAAG ATAACTGAGCTACAAAAGGAGGCAGTTATCTGCAGAAAACTTGCAGAGAGCCGCATAGCAGAGAAGAGGAGTCGCCACACTGCTGCCAGTGTCCAGCTCTTGTGTCGAAACTGTTTCAAGTCTGTGGCCTCTGGCAGTGACCTTAGACTTCTTGAGAATGCGCACTATGTCATCGTCAACCCTGACTTTAA GAGACACTACAAAGTCGGCGGGCAGGTGTGTCTGGATAGGACTTTTGAGGACTGGGAGCCTGGGTGTACAATCAGTTGCAATAACGGCAGCTGCAACAAG GACTGGGGATTCGAGATGAAGTACAAGAAGCGTGCCCTGCTGCCAAATCTAGCCATTAAGCACTTTGCCCTGCAGACACCTGATGGCAGGCTAACTGTGAAGAAGTGGAAGGACGTCACCTTCACCGTTGAGCACTTCAGCTTTGTAGAGTACTGCGATGACAACTTCCCTGACCTTCTTGATTGA
- the rab5c gene encoding ras-related protein Rab-5C, translating into MAGRGGPARTNGTAASNKICQFKLVLLGESAVGKSSLVLRFVKGQFHEYQESTIGAAFLTQTVCLDDTTVKFEIWDTAGQERYHSLAPMYYRGAQAAIVVYDITNTDTFTRAKNWVKELQRQASPNIVIALAGNKADLANKRAVDFQEAQAYADDNSLLFMETSAKTAMNVNEIFMAIAKKLPKNEPQGGAGTGGRARGGVDLQEAAPQGRSGQCCGGGN; encoded by the exons ATGGCAGGGCGAGGCGGACCAGCACGGACCAACGGCACAGCAGCGAGCAACAAGATCTGCCAGTTCAAGCTGGTGCTGTTGGGGGAATCGGCGGTGGGGAAGTCCAGCTTGGTGCTGCGCTTTGTCAAAGGCCAGTTCCACGAGTACCAGGAGAGCACCATCGGAG CTGCCTTCCTCACACAGACAGTATGTTTGGATGATACAACAGTCAAGTTTGAGATCTGGGACACTGCAGGACAGGAACGGTATCACAGCTTAGCACCCATGTACTACAGGGGAGCCCAGGCTGCCATTGTGGTCTACGACATCACCAACACA gatacATTCACACGTGCAAAGAACTGGGTGAAGGAGCTGCAGCGACAGGCCAGCCCGAACATTGTTATTGCACTGGCAGGAAACAAAGCGGATCTGGCCAACAAGAGAGCTGTAGATTTCCAG GAAGCACAAGCATATGCAGATGACAACAGTTTGCTGTTCATGGAGACTTCGGCCAAGACTGCTATGAATGTCAATGAGATTTTTATGGCTATAG CCAAGAAGCTTCCCAAGAACGAGCCTCAGGGTGGAGCGGGCACTGGTGGACGGGCCAGAGGTGGAGTGGACCTGCAGGAAGCTGCACCACAGGGCAGAAGTGGCCAGTGCTGTGGGGGCGGGAACTAA